From a region of the Ferrimicrobium acidiphilum DSM 19497 genome:
- a CDS encoding DUF6112 family protein, which produces MAWMLLDVALNPNPSALPGGSVIQQLANGIGGWALILALIGLIVGAATWALGAHSQNYQQSYLGRRAVLAAGAAALIIGAAPAIINFFFHLGLGV; this is translated from the coding sequence ATGGCATGGATGCTTCTGGATGTAGCGCTCAACCCAAACCCTTCGGCGTTGCCTGGCGGATCGGTCATTCAACAGTTGGCGAATGGGATCGGTGGTTGGGCGCTCATCCTGGCCCTGATAGGGCTAATCGTTGGCGCTGCGACTTGGGCACTAGGTGCTCATAGCCAGAACTATCAACAGTCCTACCTGGGTCGTAGAGCGGTCTTGGCTGCCGGAGCGGCGGCGTTGATTATTGGTGCTGCTCCGGCGATCATCAACTTCTTCTTTCACCTTGGGCTCGGTGTCTAG